Below is a genomic region from Fusobacterium nucleatum.
ATGTCTATGATTATTTCCAAGATAAAGATAAAAAAGAAAATGATATTTTCATAGCTGGAGATTTTAATTTATATGCCCTAGATGAATCTTTTAAACCATTATATAAACATATAGATAAAATTACTTATGCAATAGACCCTGCTATTAAGACTACAATAGGTACTAAAGGCAGAGCAAACTCTTATGATAATTTCTTTTTTAGTCAAAAATACTCTCAAGAATTTACAGGCTCAAGTGGAGCATTAGATTTTTCAGGAGATAATCCTAAGTTAATGAGAGAAATTATTTCAGATCACATTCCAGTATTTATAGTTCTTGAAACTTCTAAGGATGATGACTAATGAAAATTGCTTATTTATTTCTAAATGGAGAATTAAGAGGAGATAAAAATTTTTATTTAGACTTTATCAAAAATCATAAGGGAGATATTTACTGTGCTGATGGTGGAGCAAATTTCTGTTATGAATTAACTTTAATACCAAAAGAAATTTATGGTGATTTTGATTCTATTAAAAATGATGTGAAAGAATTTTATCAAGAAAAAAATGTTAAATTCATAAAATTTAAGGTTGAGAAAGATTATACTGATAGTGAATTACTTTTAAATGAGATACAAAATAAATATGATATAATATATTGTATTGCAGGTTTGGGTGGAAGTATAGATCATGAACTTACAAATATAAATTTATTAGATAAATATTCCAATTTAATTTTTATTTCTGAAAAAGAAAAGATTTTTAAAATTGATAGTGATAGTAAATTTAATGATATGATAAATACAAAAATATCTTTTGTAATATTTTCTGATGAAGTAAAAGCTTTAACTCTAAAAGGTTTCAAATATAATATTGAAAACTTGGATATAAAAAAAGGTGAAGCTAGATGTATAAGTAATATTATTATTGAAAATGAAGCTAATCTTTCAATAAAATCTGGCTCACTTTTATGTGTAATTAAAGAAAATTAAAATTGACACTTATGCTTATTTATTATAAAATTACTAAGGAAAAATTTTAAAGGAGGTATTTTTATGTTAGAAGTTGGAATGAAATTAGAGGTTGAAAAACTTGTAACTGATAACGATACTGCTTCAAAAGCTGCATCAGGAGCTGTTGAAGTTTTAGCTACTCCTTTCATGATAGCTTGGATGGAAGAAGCTTCTTTACATTTGGCACAAAAAGGATTAGAAGATGGACTAACAACAGTTGGAACAGAAGTTAATATTAAACATTTAAAAGGAACTTTGGTTGGAAAAACTGTTAAAATAGTTTCTATTTTAAAGGAAATAGATAGAAAAAAACTTGTATTTGATGTAGAAGTTTTTGAAGATGGAGTTGTTGTAGGAACAGGAACTCATACAAGATTTATTATTGATCCAGTGAAATTTTATGAAAAATTAAAAAATACAAAATAAAAAGTAAAAGGGATTTTTTAATCCCTTTTTTAAAAATTAAAGAAAGAGGGAAGAAATAAAAATGGAAAAACTTAGTTTACAAACAAAAATAGTATTGGGAATGCAACATGTACTTGCAATGTTCGGAGCAACTGTATTAGTACCTTTTTTAACAGGACTTAATCCTTCAATAGCACTTATTTGTGCAGGAATTGGAACTTTAATATTCCACAGTGTCACAAAGGGAATAGTACCTGTGTTTTTAGGCTCATCTTTTGCTTTTATAGGAGCAACTGCCTTAGTTTTTAAGGAACAAGGAGTTGCTATATTAAAAGGTGGTATTATATCTGCTGGGCTTGTGTATGTTATTATGTCTTTTATTGTTTTAAAATTTGGTGTTGAAAGAATTAAATCATTTTTTCCACCAGTTGTAGTAGGTCCAATAATAATGGTTATTGGATTAAGACTTAGTCCAGTGGCATTGAGTATGGCAGGATACAGCAACAATACTTTTGATAAAGATAGTTTAATTATTGCATTAGTTGTCGTTATCACTATGATATTTATTAGTATCTTAAAGAAATCATTTTTTAGATTAGTTCCAATTTTGATTTCAGTTGCTGTTGGATATATTGTTGCTTACTTTATGGGAGATGTTGACTTATCAAAAGTACATGAAGCAAGCTGGATAGGTTTACCAACAGGTGCTTGGGATACTATAACTACATTACCTAAATTTACTTTTTCAGGAGTTCTTGCACTTGCACCAATAGCTTTGGTTGTATTTATAGAACATATTGGAGATATAACAACTAATGGTGCTGTTGTTGGCAAAGATTTCTTTAAAGATCCTGGAGTTCATAGAACATTATTAGGAGATGGACTTGCTACAATGTCAGCAGGACTTTTAGGTGGACCTGCTAACACAACTTATGGTGAAAATACAGGGGTTCTTGCTGTAACAAAAGTTTATGATCCTGCAATTTTAAGAATTGCAGCTTGTTTTGCAATAGTTTTAGGACTTATAGGAAAATTTGGAGTAATACTTCAAACAATACCTCAACCAGTAATGGGAGGAGTTTCTATAATACTATTTGGAATGATAGCAGCTGTTGGGGTAAGAACAATAGTTGAAGCTCAACTTGATTTTACACACTCAAGAAATTTAATGATAGCAGCCTTAATATTTGTTTTAGGAATTGCTATTGGAGATATAACTATCTGGGGAACAATTTCTATTTCAGGTCTAGCATTAGCTGCACTTGTAGGAATAGTTTTAAATAAAGTTTTACCAGAAGATAAATAAGAAAAGAGGAGTTATGGAAAGAATAGCAAGTTTTCAAGTTGACCATAAAAAATTAAATAGAGGAATTTATGTATCAAGACTTGATGAGATAAATGGTAATTATATAACAACTTTTGATGTAAGAATGAAATTGCCCAATAGAGAACCTGTTATAAATATTGCTGAGTTACATACAATAGAACATTTAGGAGCAACATTTTTAAGAAATCATCCTATCATAAAAAATGAAATTATTTATTTTGGACCTATGGGTTGTAGAACAGGTTTTTATGTTATTTTAAAAGGAAAATTAGAATCAAAAGATATAGTTGAACTTATGAAAGAAATGTTTGATTTTATAAGTAAATTTGAAGGAGATATTCCTGGTGCTTCTGATATTGAATGTGGAAACTATCTAGATCAAAATTTACCTATGGCTAGATATGAAGCTAAAAAATATTTAGAAGAAACATTAAATAATATAAAAGAAGAAAATTTAATTTATCCTGAATCATGAGGAGGTTTGGATTGAAAGATAGAAATACAATAGATAAAAAATATAAATGGAACTTAAATGATATTTATGAAAATTATGATATATGGGAAAGTGATTTAGGAAAATTTGAAAAACTTACAAAAGAAGTTCCTAAATTTAAAGGTGAGATAAAAAAGAGTCCTGAAAAATTTGTAGAGTTAGAAATATTAATGGAAAAGATAGCAAAACTTTTAGATAGATTATATCTTTATCCATATATGTTAAAGGATTTAGATTCAACAGATGAAATTACTTCTATAAAAATGCAAGAGATAGAAATGATTTATTCAAAGTTTGCAACTGAAACTGCTTGGATAAGTCCAGAGATGTTAGAGATTCCAGAAGAAACTATGAATGAATGGATAAAAAAATATCCTGAATTACAAGAAAGAAAATTTGGGTTATCTGAAATGTACAGATTAAGAAAGCATGTACTTTCAGAAGATAAAGAACAATTACTTTCTCATTTTTCACAATTTATGGGCTCATCTTCTGATATATATGCTGAACTTTCAATATCAGATATAAAATGGAATACTGTTAAATTCTCAACTGGTGAAGAAATTCCAGTATCAAATGGAGTTTATTCAAAAATTTTAGCAACTAATAGAAATCAAGAAGATAGAAAATTAGCTTTTGAAGCACTATATAAAAGTTATGAAAATAGTAAAAATACTTTTGCAGCAATATATAGAGCTATTGTACAAAGAAATGTTGCTTCTTGTAATGCTAGAAATTATACATCTTCACTTGATAGAGCCTTAGAAAACAAGAATATTCCTAGAGAAGTGTATTTTTCTTTGGTTGAATCTGCACAAGAGAATACTGCACCTCTTAGAAGATATGTAGAACTTAGAAAAAAAGCATTAAAATTAAAAGAATATCATTACTATGACAATAGTATAAATATAGTTGATTATGACAAAGTTTTTAAATATGATGATGCTAAGGAAATTGTTTTAAAATCTGTTGAGCCATTAGGAGAAGACTATCAACAAAAAATGAAAAGAGCCATAAGTGAAGGTTGGCTTGATGTTTTTGAAACTAAAAATAAAAGAAGTGGAGCATATTCAATAAATATTTATGATGTTCACCCTTATATGCTTTTAAATTATCAAGAGACTATGGATGATGTATTTACTTTGGCACATGAGTTAGGACATACATTACATAGTATGTTATCAAGTGAAGCACAACCTTATTCAACAGCAGATTATACGATATTTGTTGCAGAGGTAGCTTCAACATTTAATGAAAGATTAATTTTAGATTATATGTTAAAAAATTCAGATGATAGTTTAGAAAAAATAGCTTTACTTGAACAAGCATTAGGAAATATAGTTGGAACTTATTATATACAAACTCTATTTGCAACTTATGAATATGAAGTACATAAGATGATAGAAGAGTATAAGGCAATTACTCCTGATATTTTAAGTGAAATTATGTTTAATTTATTTAAAAAATATTTTGGAGATACAGTTACAATAGATGAATTACAAAAAATTATTTGGGCTAGAATACCTCATTTTTATAATTCACCTTTCTATGTCTACCAGTATGCAACTTCATTTGCAAGTTCAGCAAAACTATATGAAGACTTAAAATCTAATCCTGAAAATAGAGAAAAATATTTAACTCTTTTAAAATCAGGTGGAAATAATCATCCAATGGAACAATTAAAATTAGCAGGTGTAGATTTGACTAAAAAAGAATCTTTTGATGCTGTGGCAAAAGAATTTGATAGATTACTTGATATTTTAGAAAATGAATTGAAGAAAATAAATTTAATTTAAGCTATATTAAAATTAATAAAATAAATATGAACTGTACCTCTAATTCTGTAATTAACATCTTTGGTACAGTTCATTTAATATCTTTTATATTTTATTAATGTTTAATTTTTAGAAAGTGTAACTTGCTCCAATTGAATAATATCTTCCAGCAGCAGGTGAATATTGACGAGTTCCATCCCAATATCCAACATAGTCTTCATATTTTTTATCAAATAAATTATTTACTCTAGCATTTATAGCAAAACCATTTTCAAATTTATAGTTTGCAGAAAGGCTTACAGTAGCATAGTTTCCACGATCCTTAGGTCTTACATTTTCAGGATCATCTGAATCATAGAACTTTCCATAGTAAACTACATCAGCATTTACATTTAATTTATTATTAAACTTATATCCTACTCCAAAACCTAATTTCCAATTTGGTACCATAGGAATTTCTTTATTTTTTCTTGATTCAAAATCAGAATCAACTATTTTATGGTTTAGATATGAAATAGATTCTGTAAAAGTAAAATTCTTCACATATTGTTCAGTTAATAGCTCTATACCAAGTCTACGAGTATCTCCCATATTATAATAAGGGAAGACCACTGCACCTGGTCTAGTAGATTCTTTATTTGGAGTTCCTTGATAATAAATTTCACCATTTGTTTTCTTATAAAAAGTAGATAAGCTTATATAAGTTCCTGCGATATAATCTTTTGCCCCTATTTCAAATGTATTCTGAGTTTGAGCTTTTAATTTTGAACCTTCTAATGTATAATACATTTCTCTTGCTATAGGCGTTCTAAAATCTCTTGACCATTTTCCATAAACCATACCAGTATCTGAATAATCATATCTTAATTCTAAATTAGCAGCATAGTTTTTATATTCTTGTTCTCCATGTTCTCCTCTTATATTTCTAGGTACAGGGTATTTATTTCTCCAATAAAAATCATATTCTGCTTTATTATACCTTAAACCTTGTGCAAAAGTAAATTTTCCAAATTTCAGTTCATTCATAGCAAAAATACCATAATCAGTTTTTTCAGTATTTTTTCCAGTATACTCCCCATTATAACCTAAACCTTTTAACTTTTCTTTCATATAGTCAGTTCCAATTATAAAATAATGACTATTCAAATATTTATGTTTTAGTTGTAGTTTAGCAGTTTTTCTTGAATAATCTCTATCAAGAGTTTTTGAAATGTCATCATTTTCTCTAGTATCATATAAATCTATATAAGTTAATAATTCTGTATTTTCTCCAATATTTTGTCTATAATTAACATACCAATCATTTGACCTTGTGAAATCTCTTGCAACCCAAGTAACCATTTTTCTATTTTTATAATAGTTGGCTTCTTCTAAATCTCCACCATCTGCACGGTGTTTCTCATTTCTTGTGTATTTTACAGTTAAATCAGCATTGTCAAATTTATATTTTATATCAATTGAAACTTCTTGTGATCTACTAACTACTTTTCCATTTTCATCAGAATCTCTCTCACTTCTATATCTATCTCTTGAATAATCAACTTTAAAAGTTAATTTATCAGTGGCTTTTGCAATTGTACTAAAACCATATTTATAAGAACCTCTACTACCATACTCTGTTCTAACATTTCCAGAAATTTTTTTGTTATTATCTTTTCCATAAATACTTTTAGAAAGAATATTTATAACCCCACCATTTGCTCCATCTCCATATAGAATGCCTCCACCATTTGGGATTACTTCCACTCTTTCAATAGCACTTATTGGAATATTAGTAGCTTCTTTTGCAGATATTCTAACACCGTCATAAGTAATAATTGAGTTTCTTTCAGCATGAACAGAACTATAACCACCAATGTCAAAAGCTATGTTTCCATAGTAATTTTTAACCATTACACCAGGAACCATTCTTAGTGCATCAACTAAATTTTGAGCACCTTTTTCTTCAATATCTTTTGCTGTGACAATAGTTACATTTGAAGCTGTGTTTCTAACAGTAGTTTTAAAGTTTTGTGCTGTTATAACACTTTCATTTAATTTTATATCTGCCTCATCATTTGCATAAACAGCAGTTGCTAAGATTAAAGATAATAATGTAATTTTTTTAAACATTTCTTTCTCCCTTCCACAATTATAAAAAATATATATTAATTTTGCTTAGCAAATTATAATAAATATTCAATAAAAAGTCAAACTATTTTAAATACTCTAATTACATTGACTATTATTGGTAAATATTATATAATTATTAAACTAATATCTAACAATTATTAGCTTATAAAAATAAAAAAATACAAATTAAGGAGAATGTTATGAAAAAAATTTTATTTAGCTTTTTATTATTAAGTTCATTATGTTTTGCAAAAGTTCCTCAAAGAGCTGTTTCTGCTGCACATTTTAGTACAGAAATTCTTTTAAGTATTGGAGCAGAGAAACAAATGGTTGGAACTGCTTATCCAGATAATGAAATATTACCATCATTAAAAGAAAAATATGATAAAATTCCAGTTTTATCTATGAAAAATCCAACAAAAGAGCAATTCTATGCTGTTAAACCTGATTTTTTAACAGGTTGGGACTCAACTGTTTTAGATAAAAATTTAGGTCCTATAAAAGAATTAGAAAAAAATGGTGTTCAAGTTTACATAATGAAATCTCTACATAGTAGTGATATAAATCTTGTTTTTGAAGATATTTTAACTTATGGAAAAATATTTAACTTAGAAAATAATGCCAAAAAAGTTGTTGGTAAAATGAAATCTGATTTAGCTGCTGTACAAAAACAGCTACCTAAAAATAAAGTAAAAGTATTTACTTATGATAGTGGGGATAAGGCTCCTTTTGTTGTTGGTGGAGATAGTATAGGAAATACTATTATTACTTTAGCAGGTGGAGATAATATATTTAAAGACATAAAAAAAGCATGGGCTGATGGCAATTGGGAAAAAGTATTAGTTGAAAATCCAGATATCATTGTTATTATTGACTATGGAGATCAATCAGCAGAAAGTAAAATAAAATTTTTAAAGGAAAAATCTCCTATAAAAGATTTGAAAGCTGTCAAAAATAATAAATTTGTTGTAATTGAACTTGCTGATATAACAGCAGGAGTTAGAAATGTAGATGCCATAAAAAAATTAGCAAAGGCTTTTCATAACATAACTATCAAATAAGTGAGAATAAAAAATGAAAAAACATATAAAAAATTATAAAAGTTTATCTCTTCTACTATTTATTATTTTAATTTTAGTATCAACTTTTGCAATAACTGTTGGTTCAGTTTCTTTAAAAAATTTAGATGTATGGAAAATAATAGTTAATAAATCTTTTAATCATAATATTTTTACTATAACTTGGGAAGAAAGTTCTGAAATTATAGTTTGGACATTACGAGCTCCTAGAATAGTCACTGCTATATTGGCAGGTGCAGCTTTATCTTTTGTAGGAATTCTTATGCAAGCTCTTACAAAAAATCCTTTAGCAAGCCCATACATTCTTGGTATATCCTCAGGAGCAAGCACAGGAGCAGTTTTAGTTATACTTATATTTAGTGGCTCATATATTTTTATTTCAGTTGGGGCTTTTATTTTAGGTACATTGACCGCTTTACTTGTTTTCTATTTTGCTAATTCAAATGGCTTTTCAAGTACAAAACTTGTTTTAGTGGGGGCTGCTATATCTGCAATATTTTCAGGCTTAACTTCTTTAATAATAGCTGTTACCCCTAATGAAAGAGCTATACGAGGTGCTTTATTTTGGATGTCAGGAAGTTTAGCAGGGGCTACTTGGCAATATATACCATTTTTATTTATTTCTCTTCTTATAGTTTTTATTTTAGTTTATCCTAAGTATGATGAGCTTAATATATTAGTAACAGGAGATGAAAATGCTACTTCACTTGGGGTTGATGTAAAAAAAATAAGATTTTTAATAATGATTACCTCAACATTTTTAACAGGTATTGTAGTTGCAAATACAGGAATTGTTGGATTTGTTGGACTAGTTATTCCACATATTACTCGTGGGCTTGTTGGTGGAAATCATAAAAAAGTTATTCCAATTGCTATTCTTTTAGGTGCTGTTTTTTTAGTTCTCACAGATACTTTAACAAGAACACTTGTTTCATCCCAAGAAATTCCAATAGGTGTTATAACTTCGGTTTTAGGTGCTCCATTCTTTTTGAGTATGCTTAGAAGAAAATCATATAGATTTGGAGGGGAATAAATTGATAGAAGTTAAAAAGTTAAATTTTTCAATAGAAAATAAAAAAATTATACAAGATATATCTATTAAAGTCAATCAAGGACAGTTTATAGGAGTTATTGGAGCAAATGGTTCTGGAAAAAGTACTCTTTTAAAAAATGTATATAGATTTTTAAAATATGATTCAGGAAATATTAAGCTTAAGAATGTAGATTTATATAGCTATTCTTCAAAAAGCTTAGCAAAAGAAATGGCAGTTTTGGCTCAAAAACAAAATATGAATTTTGATTTTTCAGTTGAAGAAATTGTTGAAATGGGAAGATATGCTTATAAACATTCAATTTTTGATTCAGAAGAAAATAAAAATTCTAAGTTTATAGAAGATGCTTTGAATGCTGTTGGCATGTATAAAATGAAAGATAGAAGTTTCTTAAGTCTTTCAGGTGGAGAAATGCAAAGGGTTTTAATTGCAAGAGCCTTAGCTCAAAATACAGAAATTTTAATATTAGATGAACCTACAAATCATTTGGATATAAAATATCAAATTCAAATTATGGAATTAGTGAAGGAAACAAGAAAAACTATCTTAGCAGTTATTCATGACATAAATATTGCAAGTTCTTATTGCAACTATATTTATGCTTTAAAAGATGGTAAAATTTGTTTTGAAGGTTCTCCAGAAGAAATATTTACAAAAGAAAAAATAAAAAATATTTTTGATGTTGAAGCAGATGTATTAATACATCCCAAAAATAAAAAACCATTGATAGTTTTTTAAAAAATAAAAGAATTATTATAAGAAAAATTATAATGATTCTTTTTTTATTGCAATATTTTTTATTATATGATAGTATATTAAAAAACTAGTGTTTTATTTTGAGATAAAAAATATAAAAAAAAAACATTTTTTAGATTTTATCTATTATGAATAATTTTTTAGAGAAAATATATGATTAAAAATTTTAGGAGGTGGACTTGTGAAAAGATATTTTCAGATAATAAAAGCATATTTAAGAGGTTCTTTGATGTATCAAATGGAGTATAAATTTAATTTTTTAGTAGGAGGAAGCTTTGAACTTATATGGATGGCTATGTATATAATATTTATAAATGTAGCATTTTTACATACCAAAGATATAAATGGTTGGAATAAATATCAAATGTTAATGCTTACCTTTCAAGGTGGACTTATGGATTCAGTGTTTACATTTGCAGTAGTACCAGGGCTAAAAAGATTACCAGAATTGATAAATAAGGGAACATTAGATTTTTTATTGTTAAAACCTGTCAATAAAAAATTTAATATTTCATTTAATGAATTTGATATTCCACAAATAAAAAATATTTTTATAAATATATTTGGGATTATTTACTGTATAAAAAAACTCCACATAGTACTCACACCTGTAAAAATTTTAATATATATTTTATTATCAATTAATGGATTTTTAATGATATATTCAATTATGTTTATGCTGATGAGTTTAGCATTTTGGTTTATGAGAATGGATATTGTTATGGGGATTGGTTCAGAGTTAATTACTGTTGGAAATAAACCAATGTCAATTTATCCTAATATTATTCAAAAATTTTTAATCTTTATCGTTCCATTATTTGTTTGTTTTAACTTTCCAATTTTATATATAGTAAAGGGCTTAAATTTATATTTTATTATTTATTCCTTTATAGCAACAGCTATTTGTTTTATGATTTTAAATTTCATTTTTAAAAGGGGGCTAAGAAGATATGTCAGTGCAGGAAGTTAATAATGAATATGTAATTTTGACTGAAAATTTATGTAAAGATTATACCTATTATAAAAAAGAAGCTGGATTAAAAGGTAGTTTAAAAAATTTATTTCATCGTGAAAAACTTATTAAAAAAGCTGTACAAAATCTTTCTATAAAAATTCCTAAGGGAGCTATTGTCGGGCTTATTGGTTTGAATGGAGCAGGGAAAACTACAACTTTAAAAATGTTGACAGGTATCATAATGCCAACAAGTGGTAAAGTAGATGTGTTAGGATATTTTCCTTTTGATAAAAAGAAAGAATATTTACGCCGTATTGCTATGGTTATGGGAAATAAAAGTCAACTTTGGTGGGATTTACCAGCATTAGATACTTTTGAATTAAACAAAATAATCTATGAAATTGATGATTTGGAGTATAAAAATACTCTTAATTCTATGATTGAAATTATGGGAGTTGAAAAGCAATTAAATGTCCAAGTAAGAAGATTATCACTTGGAGAAAGAATGAAAATGGAGCTTATTGCCAGTTTAATTCATAAACCTGATATAGTATTTTTAGATGAGCCTACAATAGGTTTAGATGTAATTACTCAATATAATATCAGAAATTTTTTAAAAGAATATTGTATAAAATATGGTTCAACTATTCTTTTAACTAGCCATAATTTTAATGATATTGTAACACTTTGTGATTCTATAATTTTAATAAATAATGGAGAGATGATTTATTCAGATACATTTAAAAATTTTCAAAAACAATTTTTCAATCAAAAATATTTTGTGCTTAAATTAAAAGAACCTAATGTAGATGAATTTATAAAAAAACTTCATTTAGAAAATGATATTGAAATAGAAAAAATAGATAGCAATTCAATTAAAATAGCAACTGATAATAATAAAAGTTTGGATATATTGAAAAATATTTCAGGAAATTTTATTCAAGAGCTTAGTGATATTAATATTGAAAATATTAGTATGGATGATGTTATAAGGAAAATCTATCAGAAATAAGGTAGGTGAAAATTTGTGAAAAAATATTTTAAAATTTTTAAAATAAGTTTGATTAGCTACTTAGAATATAGAGTAAATTTTGTGTTATCTTTTTTATTTTCTTTAGTTCCTTTTTCAGTCAGTGTTTTGCTATGGGTAGCTGTTGCTAGACATAGTGAATTTATAAAAGTAAAAGAAGTAGTTAGTTATTATTTTGTAATTCTTATAGTTAAAAATATAACTACGACAAACTCAATTATTAGATTTTCTGATGATATAAGGCTTGGAGAATTGAATAAATATCTTTTAAAACCATATAATTACTGTTTCTATAATTTAATGGCTGATTTGCCAGAAAGAATAGTTTTTATTGTGATGAACTTTATTCCTTTAATTTTAATTTATACTTTTTTACATAATTATATTAATTTAGATTTATCTTTGATAAAAGTATTCTTTTTTATTATATTTTTAATATTGGGATATTTAATTAATTTTTTTATAGATTTCTTAATTGGACTTTATAGTTTTTATTTTTCAAAAGTTTCTTCTCTTTATACTTCAATAAAAGTTTTAAGAAATTTATCTGCTGGAAATATTTTTCCACTTTTAATGTTACCAGCTAAAATATTTTTGACTTTACAATTTTTACCTTTTATGTATACAAGTTATGTTCCTACTATGCTTTTACTTGAAAGAACTTCTTTTGACTTGATACTAAAAAATTTATTTATATCAATAACTTGGCTAATTACATTATGCTTATTTTCAACAATACTATGGAAAAGAGGTATGAAAAGATATTCTGCTTATGGGGGATAAAAATTATTTTTATTATTTTATAGAGGTTATTGCAAAATTTACTTTTGTTATAATCTTTTTTTATTTTTAAAAATTATGCTATAATTTAAAAATAGAATAGGAGTTGATTATGGAAATTATAGAAAGTAAAGAAAATAAATTAATAAAATCTTTAAAAAAATTAAAACAAAAAAAGTATAGAGATAGTGAAAATAAATTTTTAGCAGAGGGATATAAATTTTTAGATTATAATTATTCCCCCGAAATGATAATTGTTAGAGAGGATATTTTCCAATCTAATTTTTATTTTGAAAAAATAAATAAATTTTCTTGTAAAAAAATTGTTGTGACAAGAAAAATTTTTGAAGAATTAAGTTCACAAGAAAACTCACAAGGAATTATAATTCTATACAATAAAAAGACCAATGATTTAAAATCTCTTTCAAATAATTTAGTTATTTTAGATGATGTGTCTGACCCTGGAAACTTAGGAACAA
It encodes:
- a CDS encoding thiamine diphosphokinase gives rise to the protein MKIAYLFLNGELRGDKNFYLDFIKNHKGDIYCADGGANFCYELTLIPKEIYGDFDSIKNDVKEFYQEKNVKFIKFKVEKDYTDSELLLNEIQNKYDIIYCIAGLGGSIDHELTNINLLDKYSNLIFISEKEKIFKIDSDSKFNDMINTKISFVIFSDEVKALTLKGFKYNIENLDIKKGEARCISNIIIENEANLSIKSGSLLCVIKEN
- a CDS encoding thioesterase family protein, translated to MLEVGMKLEVEKLVTDNDTASKAASGAVEVLATPFMIAWMEEASLHLAQKGLEDGLTTVGTEVNIKHLKGTLVGKTVKIVSILKEIDRKKLVFDVEVFEDGVVVGTGTHTRFIIDPVKFYEKLKNTK
- a CDS encoding uracil-xanthine permease family protein → MEKLSLQTKIVLGMQHVLAMFGATVLVPFLTGLNPSIALICAGIGTLIFHSVTKGIVPVFLGSSFAFIGATALVFKEQGVAILKGGIISAGLVYVIMSFIVLKFGVERIKSFFPPVVVGPIIMVIGLRLSPVALSMAGYSNNTFDKDSLIIALVVVITMIFISILKKSFFRLVPILISVAVGYIVAYFMGDVDLSKVHEASWIGLPTGAWDTITTLPKFTFSGVLALAPIALVVFIEHIGDITTNGAVVGKDFFKDPGVHRTLLGDGLATMSAGLLGGPANTTYGENTGVLAVTKVYDPAILRIAACFAIVLGLIGKFGVILQTIPQPVMGGVSIILFGMIAAVGVRTIVEAQLDFTHSRNLMIAALIFVLGIAIGDITIWGTISISGLALAALVGIVLNKVLPEDK
- a CDS encoding S-ribosylhomocysteine lyase — protein: MERIASFQVDHKKLNRGIYVSRLDEINGNYITTFDVRMKLPNREPVINIAELHTIEHLGATFLRNHPIIKNEIIYFGPMGCRTGFYVILKGKLESKDIVELMKEMFDFISKFEGDIPGASDIECGNYLDQNLPMARYEAKKYLEETLNNIKEENLIYPES
- the pepF gene encoding oligoendopeptidase F; the protein is MKDRNTIDKKYKWNLNDIYENYDIWESDLGKFEKLTKEVPKFKGEIKKSPEKFVELEILMEKIAKLLDRLYLYPYMLKDLDSTDEITSIKMQEIEMIYSKFATETAWISPEMLEIPEETMNEWIKKYPELQERKFGLSEMYRLRKHVLSEDKEQLLSHFSQFMGSSSDIYAELSISDIKWNTVKFSTGEEIPVSNGVYSKILATNRNQEDRKLAFEALYKSYENSKNTFAAIYRAIVQRNVASCNARNYTSSLDRALENKNIPREVYFSLVESAQENTAPLRRYVELRKKALKLKEYHYYDNSINIVDYDKVFKYDDAKEIVLKSVEPLGEDYQQKMKRAISEGWLDVFETKNKRSGAYSINIYDVHPYMLLNYQETMDDVFTLAHELGHTLHSMLSSEAQPYSTADYTIFVAEVASTFNERLILDYMLKNSDDSLEKIALLEQALGNIVGTYYIQTLFATYEYEVHKMIEEYKAITPDILSEIMFNLFKKYFGDTVTIDELQKIIWARIPHFYNSPFYVYQYATSFASSAKLYEDLKSNPENREKYLTLLKSGGNNHPMEQLKLAGVDLTKKESFDAVAKEFDRLLDILENELKKINLI
- a CDS encoding TonB-dependent receptor, translated to MFKKITLLSLILATAVYANDEADIKLNESVITAQNFKTTVRNTASNVTIVTAKDIEEKGAQNLVDALRMVPGVMVKNYYGNIAFDIGGYSSVHAERNSIITYDGVRISAKEATNIPISAIERVEVIPNGGGILYGDGANGGVINILSKSIYGKDNNKKISGNVRTEYGSRGSYKYGFSTIAKATDKLTFKVDYSRDRYRSERDSDENGKVVSRSQEVSIDIKYKFDNADLTVKYTRNEKHRADGGDLEEANYYKNRKMVTWVARDFTRSNDWYVNYRQNIGENTELLTYIDLYDTRENDDISKTLDRDYSRKTAKLQLKHKYLNSHYFIIGTDYMKEKLKGLGYNGEYTGKNTEKTDYGIFAMNELKFGKFTFAQGLRYNKAEYDFYWRNKYPVPRNIRGEHGEQEYKNYAANLELRYDYSDTGMVYGKWSRDFRTPIAREMYYTLEGSKLKAQTQNTFEIGAKDYIAGTYISLSTFYKKTNGEIYYQGTPNKESTRPGAVVFPYYNMGDTRRLGIELLTEQYVKNFTFTESISYLNHKIVDSDFESRKNKEIPMVPNWKLGFGVGYKFNNKLNVNADVVYYGKFYDSDDPENVRPKDRGNYATVSLSANYKFENGFAINARVNNLFDKKYEDYVGYWDGTRQYSPAAGRYYSIGASYTF
- a CDS encoding ABC transporter substrate-binding protein is translated as MKKILFSFLLLSSLCFAKVPQRAVSAAHFSTEILLSIGAEKQMVGTAYPDNEILPSLKEKYDKIPVLSMKNPTKEQFYAVKPDFLTGWDSTVLDKNLGPIKELEKNGVQVYIMKSLHSSDINLVFEDILTYGKIFNLENNAKKVVGKMKSDLAAVQKQLPKNKVKVFTYDSGDKAPFVVGGDSIGNTIITLAGGDNIFKDIKKAWADGNWEKVLVENPDIIVIIDYGDQSAESKIKFLKEKSPIKDLKAVKNNKFVVIELADITAGVRNVDAIKKLAKAFHNITIK